The Anabaena sp. WA102 genome contains a region encoding:
- a CDS encoding DUF3696 domain-containing protein, with amino-acid sequence MLTQIELENFKCFKERIAFPLGQLTLLTGINGCGKSTLLQSLLLMRQSIDHNENTDQILLNGNSVSLNSFNDVRNINNSRNEDIILQYCYNKLVEIYDTSNPNKYTKFNISGDAKYFLSENSEDDMVGKIKKIQFYDELELNFLQDEHINKSDLYKIISIYEPQLSNFLSKFIVHYNINIIDKNNNTNSYNGGTLINNLIPEQHYLMVDNIDNIYQEIASEWLHKSLNFSHIHYISADRLGPQEYYLKSTINKFPNVGAKGEFTVNLLYKKRDDLVNEKLCLGEDAKTLATQTEEWLNEIFNGAKVEVPSSESNILELLFNTSTSKDRFRPANVGFGYSYILPIVVSGLIAKEGEILIVENPEAHLHPKAQSRLAKFLAKVSSCGVQVFIESHSDHILNALRIAVLDDIITHEDLSILYFQQNPEQPVVQIPVQPNGGIEEWPEGFFDQMDKDFARLFGM; translated from the coding sequence ATGCTAACTCAAATTGAATTAGAAAATTTCAAATGCTTTAAAGAAAGAATAGCTTTTCCGTTAGGACAATTAACACTGCTTACAGGAATAAATGGATGTGGTAAATCAACACTGCTTCAGTCTTTACTATTAATGCGACAATCTATTGATCATAATGAAAATACTGATCAAATTTTGCTAAATGGTAATAGTGTAAGTTTAAATAGTTTTAATGATGTTAGAAATATAAACAATTCTAGAAATGAAGACATTATTTTGCAATATTGTTACAATAAATTAGTTGAAATTTATGATACAAGTAATCCTAATAAGTATACTAAATTCAACATAAGTGGAGATGCTAAATACTTTTTGAGTGAAAATTCAGAAGATGACATGGTAGGGAAAATTAAGAAAATTCAATTTTACGATGAATTAGAATTAAATTTTTTGCAAGATGAGCATATTAATAAAAGTGATTTATATAAAATAATTTCTATTTATGAACCTCAATTAAGTAATTTTTTAAGCAAATTTATAGTTCATTATAATATTAATATTATAGATAAAAATAATAATACAAATTCATATAATGGAGGTACTCTTATAAATAATTTAATACCTGAACAACATTATCTTATGGTTGATAATATTGATAATATATATCAGGAAATAGCATCAGAGTGGTTACATAAATCTTTAAACTTTAGTCATATTCACTATATCTCCGCAGACCGTCTGGGTCCTCAAGAATATTATTTAAAATCTACCATCAACAAATTTCCTAATGTGGGTGCAAAAGGTGAATTTACAGTTAACTTACTCTATAAAAAAAGAGATGATTTAGTTAATGAAAAACTATGCTTAGGTGAAGATGCAAAAACACTAGCTACCCAAACCGAAGAATGGCTGAACGAAATATTTAATGGCGCAAAAGTTGAAGTTCCCAGTTCTGAAAGTAATATCCTCGAACTTTTATTTAATACTAGCACATCAAAAGACCGTTTTAGACCAGCTAATGTGGGATTTGGATATAGTTACATTTTACCAATTGTTGTTTCAGGTTTGATTGCTAAAGAAGGAGAAATATTAATAGTCGAAAATCCTGAAGCACATTTACATCCCAAAGCACAATCACGACTAGCTAAATTTTTAGCTAAAGTGAGTAGTTGTGGTGTACAAGTTTTTATTGAATCCCATAGTGATCATATTTTAAATGCCTTGCGAATCGCTGTTCTTGATGATATTATTACTCATGAAGACTTAAGTATCTTATATTTTCAACAAAATCCAGAACAGCCAGTTGTGCAAATTCCTGTCCAACCTAATGGGGGAATTGAAGAATGGCCAGAAGGATTTTTTGACCAAATGGATAAAGATTTTGCACGACTTTTCGGGATGTAA
- a CDS encoding DUF262 domain-containing protein — MDEELQDSDVIEKDEDTAEEERDDNGGLYPYHPYHPNTADIDIREEPQTIFELMRKYDNGKLIIDPDFQRNLVWKPEQKSKFIESVILNFPLPPWYVNQTVEGKYIIVDGLQRTSTLHEFVNDEFKLKGLEALTDLNGYNFSGLKKLPGDYQTRIEDKKLNLYLIRPSVPAKVVYDIFNRINTGGTKLERQEVRNCIFSGKSTQLLKELSETDYFKRAIDYGISATRMKDREVILRYLAFRIFDYEKEYQNDLSDFVENAMKKINLMQNEEIDALKNDFKRVMNLTFEFFGNKNFRLPAGKSRGRINIAIFESVSYFFSVNNDQFLEDNKKSIQDNFDKLLENKEYINAVKYGTNSRKKVLVRFKLAQEILGDV; from the coding sequence ATGGATGAAGAATTACAAGATAGCGATGTCATTGAGAAAGATGAAGATACTGCTGAAGAAGAAAGAGATGATAACGGAGGTTTATATCCTTATCATCCATATCATCCAAATACAGCAGACATTGACATTCGAGAAGAACCGCAAACAATTTTTGAGTTAATGAGAAAATATGATAATGGTAAACTGATTATTGATCCTGATTTTCAACGTAATCTAGTTTGGAAACCAGAACAGAAAAGTAAATTTATTGAATCAGTTATCCTTAACTTTCCCTTACCTCCTTGGTATGTTAATCAAACCGTAGAAGGTAAGTATATTATTGTAGATGGTTTACAACGAACATCAACTTTACATGAGTTTGTTAATGATGAATTTAAATTAAAAGGTTTAGAAGCTTTAACTGATTTGAATGGATATAATTTTTCAGGACTCAAAAAACTCCCTGGTGACTATCAAACCAGAATAGAAGATAAAAAACTTAATCTATATTTGATCAGACCTTCTGTACCAGCTAAAGTTGTTTATGATATTTTTAATAGAATCAATACTGGTGGTACAAAACTTGAACGTCAAGAAGTTAGAAATTGTATATTTTCGGGAAAATCTACTCAACTACTCAAAGAATTATCAGAAACAGACTATTTCAAAAGAGCTATTGATTATGGAATATCTGCTACAAGAATGAAAGATAGAGAAGTTATTTTGCGCTATTTAGCGTTTAGAATTTTTGATTATGAAAAAGAATATCAGAATGATTTAAGTGATTTTGTTGAAAATGCAATGAAAAAGATCAATTTGATGCAAAATGAAGAAATAGATGCTTTAAAAAATGATTTCAAGAGAGTTATGAATTTGACTTTTGAGTTTTTTGGTAATAAAAATTTCCGTTTACCCGCAGGAAAAAGCAGAGGAAGAATAAATATTGCTATTTTTGAATCTGTTTCTTATTTCTTTTCTGTAAATAACGATCAATTCCTGGAAGATAATAAAAAATCTATTCAAGATAATTTTGATAAATTGCTAGAAAATAAAGAATATATTAATGCAGTTAAATATGGTACAAATAGCAGGAAAAAAGTCCTTGTTAGATTTAAATTAGCACAAGAAATTTTAGGGGATGTATAG
- a CDS encoding creatininase family protein, which yields MLLHLSTWPEVETYLQQSQGIILPIGSTEQHGPTGLIGTDAICAESISKGVGEATQAMVAPTINVGMALHHTAFPGTISLRPSTLILVIKDYLTCLVKAGFTKFYFINGHGGNIATLKAAFSETYAHLEDLQIPNSAKVQCQVANWFMGGSVYKLAKELYGNQEGSHATPSEVAVTQYVYPEAIKKAFLAPEVASGHKIYSAVDFRSRYPDGRMGSNPDLATPEHGKQFYDLSVEELSKGYLEFMKGE from the coding sequence ATGCTCTTACATTTAAGCACTTGGCCAGAAGTTGAAACTTATCTACAACAATCTCAAGGAATTATTTTACCCATTGGTTCAACAGAACAACATGGACCAACGGGATTAATTGGGACTGATGCAATTTGTGCAGAATCCATATCCAAAGGTGTTGGTGAAGCAACTCAAGCAATGGTAGCGCCAACAATTAATGTAGGCATGGCATTACATCATACTGCTTTTCCCGGCACAATTAGTTTACGTCCCAGCACATTAATTTTAGTAATAAAAGATTATTTAACCTGTTTAGTCAAAGCTGGTTTTACCAAATTCTATTTTATTAATGGACATGGGGGAAATATCGCTACCCTCAAAGCAGCTTTTTCGGAAACTTACGCTCATTTAGAAGATTTGCAAATTCCCAATTCCGCAAAAGTGCAATGTCAAGTTGCTAATTGGTTTATGGGTGGTTCAGTGTACAAACTTGCCAAAGAATTATATGGTAATCAAGAAGGTTCTCACGCTACCCCTAGCGAAGTAGCTGTTACCCAATATGTTTATCCAGAAGCAATTAAAAAAGCTTTTCTTGCTCCAGAAGTTGCTAGTGGACATAAAATTTATAGTGCTGTTGATTTTCGTTCTCGTTATCCAGATGGTCGTATGGGTTCAAATCCAGATTTAGCAACCCCAGAACACGGTAAACAGTTTTATGATTTATCTGTGGAAGAATTGAGCAAAGGGTATTTGGAATTTATGAAGGGGGAATAA
- a CDS encoding DUF2839 domain-containing protein codes for MGEAKRRKNSLGEDYGQDTTKILPWVPITKTQASQFVAITTRGAWIGIGSMVVAWIIIRFIGPAFGWWEIVG; via the coding sequence ATGGGTGAAGCAAAACGCCGTAAAAACTCACTCGGAGAAGACTACGGACAAGACACTACAAAAATCTTACCTTGGGTTCCCATCACAAAAACCCAAGCCTCACAATTTGTCGCTATCACCACTCGTGGTGCATGGATAGGTATTGGATCTATGGTAGTTGCCTGGATAATCATCCGCTTTATCGGTCCCGCTTTCGGTTGGTGGGAAATTGTTGGGTAA